The window agctgtgtggggcccactatttgtaTATGGAATCCGAACCGTGTATCTGGTGCGACCAGCCATGTTAACCATAGATTCCAAAATCCAGACTGAtccataattcaggtgggccacaccaaaacgaTTGGGGAAGACTTCCAGATGGGATCCGCTGTCTACCATGTTTTATATACAGGAGAGCTAGCAGTATGAAAGGACATGCCAAAATGGACACTACGCCACATGAAAATATGGGTTTTAAGGGTACTTGTACATTACTCCTATAATTGTgtcccaccagaattttggatcaagataatcctTGGGACGTACGGTGAACATGAGGTGCCAcaccatatcaacggtttggattggacGTACACATAAAGGATGGCCCCCCACACAACCACAACGCAAATTCGTGTGAACAAAACCCCTGATGCGTTATGATCAAGTTTTTAGttttgacaagtggggcccacgttttgGTATTGTAGGATTCCGTAGTGACCCCTCCACTACCTAGCTCGGTACTGAGTTGaagttgtgggacccatcatgaaatatgtgttttatacatattgccagctcatttttcgaaaatgaggcagatccaaatctctagtggaccacaccacaggaaacagtgggtattgaatgcctaccgttgaaaacttcctagtgggccacaacaagttttagatcaaagctgattttcatgtttaaacaggttggatggcaaataaacattgcagtgggcccttggaaggtttcaagggtggacgttcaatccacactgcttcctgtgatgtggttcacttgagctttggatctgccccatttttgagctcataccctaaaataagcttgcaacatgaatggatggctgggataaaacacacgcatcatggtggggcccacagagcctttCCCGTACTgaggaggggtcactaccgaatccgagtccactGGTTTGCACCCCATCATATTCATGGATGGATAATGCCTTAGTAGTCAACGGTCCTAACCATTCCATTTTTGCTGTGGCCTACAAGCAGTCACTTGAGAAGAGAAAACTGCTATTGTCCATATTCAACTACAAAAGATCACCATATTAGTTACTAGCATCTTACAGTCCAGAAGACTTATCCCACATGCtgtccatggtgggacacaacagatcaatggttcggatgaTCAGATCATGGGCAACACTGTCAAAACCAAAATCCCAAGTCatgtgcttttttctttttttttttagttctttttTTTATTCCTCTTTGGGTCATGTGCCTTGAAAAGCCTTTGAGAATCCTAGTATGAATAAATGCTTTTTTCAGCATTTTATAGAAAATTCAGAGCAATTTTGAACTCTTTCCTCCTCCCACGGAGAATtactaaaaaatcaaataaaaacacTCGTGTCCTATCAGGTCCATTCATTTATTAGGCCCTTGCATTGACGGAACATcgatagaaatttttttaaaaaaaacatatgcATATTTAGACATTCTTCTGTCCAACCTGCTGCTACTAAAGCAACAGCAGTGAACGAAAATAGTTAGTGATCAGATAAGGATTAACGGATAAGATTGCCTGACCCAATAAATGGACGGACCCGATTGATAATTCACCATGCCATGTGCACCATAGATTGCCTGTCTCCCCTATAAAAATAAACACTACTACATCCATTGGAACAGACAACAAAATCCATTATTTCATTGTCATTACATTCACAACTGCCATAGGGGCGGTTTGGATGGAATTAGGAGTAAATGGAGACGAATGGCATGAAGGAAACAGCTAATCTGCCAGCATGGAACACATGTGCCAACTTGGCAAGCGTGTGAGATAAGGGCCACTCAGGTGGGGGTCCAACCATTAAGATCCATCAGTTATTGAATACCAGACCTTTGGTCACATTTCATCATCTAACCGTTCGTTTTCCTCTCACGGATGAATTGACCATCCTGATTTTTCACCCGGCAtgttcacggtgggccccgccaGATGAGCAGCTCagacctcacacacatgttccatgggccccaccaccttTTCGATCTCCCTCACCTAAATCATCccaatacaaccaagaaaaactGGTACAAAACTAACCTAGTACCATCTCTAGCCTTaaattctaaatatgcaaatatccaGCACCACAAATAGAATTGAAAAATAAGTCATGCTACTTTGGCCATACACCCTTCTTTCTTTGGCTCTTTTACCAAAATTAGACGGCTGTGATGCAGCCCGCTGGTGGACCTAGGTCATCCTATACACAAACCCCAAATATCAATTTCTACTCACCACAAACTGCTGCAGGCATATTCATCTCACGCCCACCGAAGCCATCAGATCCTCATACTCAGTGTCAGCATCCGGCTTCCTGCTCTTCACAGGCGCACCTCCCTGCTGTGGTGGGGCCAGCGAAATTGATGTGGGGGAGAACGGATCATAAATCTGGTTGCCACCAGGACTTGAAGTAGGTCTTCCAGCCGCATAATTGAGACTGTTACCGAACTGTTGATTTGGGACCATGACGCTTCCAGGTCGGTTCGTCAGAGGCAGTTGATTCCTTGGTTGGACCGGCAACGGCCCAGATGGACTGGGCACTTGGGAGCCTGATAAATGGCTCGGTGGGCCCATTTGAGGTGCCGGGGTTGTGGCCGGGCCAAGGCGAGGATTCAGAAATGTTGGGTGCCTTGGCTGCGACTGGACTGTGGACTGATTAGTAAAGGGAACAGCAGAACTGGTTGGTGGTGATGGAATTGGAGCTTGAATCTGCGGCCTTGGAAAGCCCGGCATGCCAATAGGAGGGGCTGAATTGTTCGCAGCGGGCCGGAAAGATGGTGCCTGAGGCACAGGAGGCTGGATTCCTGGGCTCAGCGGCATGGGTGCATTGTGAGATACAGGTTGACTGGTGGGCCTTGGAACATTCTGAGAGGTTGGAGTCTGTGGTCTCTGAGGCTGAAATGTGAAATCGCTAGAGCTGGGACGTTGGGGTTTTGGGGCTGTAACAGGTGGAACACCCACAGAATTTGGCATTGGCGGCTTTATGGTAGAGAAACTCGGTAAGCTTCCAGAAACAGTAGCCACAGCTGGCTGTGATGATGGTGATGGAATTGGTACTGGTGCCCGTGCCATTACTGGCTGCATTGGTCTTGCAGATGATGATTGAATCGATGGTGGTGCTTGACCCAGTACTGGTGGTGGGGCTGCTGTTGATGCTGGCATGGACAACGGCCTGGGTGCTGGGGAACGCAACAATGGTGGCGTTGGCGAAGGTGCAggagctgcagatgttgatgccaCTGAGGGAGCACGAATGGGTGGCGATGATAAGATCGGTGGGGGATGGGACCCAGTGTGAGGTGGGCCAAAAGAAGAAGCTGGTGCTATGGCCGGATGATTAACTGGTGTAGTTGGTAACTGGGGTGTGGAAGGTCGGGAAGGAAACACAGGCGGAGGAACACCATTCGGTGCCGGAGGTCTGCTGACAGCAGTTCCTGGCATATTCTGTTGAGGTGGGCCTGATACAGCAGGTGGTACCCCAGGAAGAGGCCTCTGGGGTGGAACTGACGGAGGAGCCATTTGCATCATGTTGGGTGGTCTGAAAGGAGGTGGAGTGTTTGGAGGTGGGCCGGACCATCCAGATGAGTTTCCAGCAACAGGCATGGACATCAATGGACGGTTGGAGGGTGGAGGACCCAACGGAGAAGTTGCCACTGGCTGTGGCATCGAGTGCACCGGCGGTCTTGCAGCCGGTGTCTGTCCTGCAGGCACTGGGGGGTTACCAGTAAATGGAGCCATTACTGCTGGACTTGGCCTGGAGGGATTGGCGGGATATGCCGGTTGGGGCTGTGGGCCTAGAATGGAATAATTTTGGAGTGGCCCGGGTGGTATGGCTTGGTTCAATGGCCGTGGCTCAACCATGTAAGGCCGCTGTAAGGGTGGCTGCAGACCAGACACAACGGGAGATGAGTTTCTTGGAATTTGCCCAAATCCTGCAGGGCCTGGAGGGCGGGCCCCGTAAAATGGTGGGGCATTAAAAGGGTTGATGGGCATCGGAGGGAACCGGAAGGAATTATTCGGCATAGGGCCAGAACTCGGAGCAGGGATAAAGCCAGAAGGACGCATCGGGGTTTGAGGCAGGCCGTGCGGATGCCAGGGTCCTGGGTACGGATGAAACTGAAGTTGTGGAGGACCTGCCTGTGCGGGCCCCACCATTGGTTGCACCACTCCCTGATTAACAGCAGACACGGGCAATGTAAAACCAGTAGCTGAATCCTGACTTTGACCAAAGGCATCCCCGTTATTCCCAGAAATCAAAGTCGAAGTTGTAGAAACAGCTACTGCATTTCCCTGAAATAAATGACGATGCAGTATGAGCTTGGGAATTCATAAGAAAGCATCTAAATCGTATTCGACAGCACTCACAGATACAGGTGTTACAAGTAGTTCAACTAAAGCAACTGCAGCATCGACTTTCTGAAACGTATCTGCCGATACATGGACATAGAGTTCTTCATAAGCACCTTGAGCTTCATCCGCATCCGACAGAGTGATTTCCCTCTGCATatgaatgaataattaaaatttaaaaaacaagTCCTCAAAGCACTTCAGTCTGTGTCAATGTAACTCATAACACAACAAATCAACACTTGGTATTAAGTGGGAGATGATTCATAGAACACATCTGAAGAAGCCCGGTTTAGCATCAATAATGCTGGCATGGATGAAAGCtgagacaaggctatgatgatgacgacgatggcGATAGAAATTGAAATGACATTTGAGTAGCAAAACCATAAAGAATGCAAATGTCTACAGTAACTTAAAACCTCTACacctagaaataaaaaataaaaaatccaccaCATGATGTCCTTGTCTGAAATTGAACTACTGTCTTTCTGGGAGTACCCAATCCATGAACCAATCCTATTTCTAAGATGAGCCCAGATCCAATACACAGCTTTTAATGTATAACATGCATCTAAGTGTAATCTTAGTAAATGTACATTAATCtgcaggtttttttttctttttttctttttctttgttagcttgttagtacaccccaatgttagttcacacatcactgttagtaCACCCCAATGTACATTAATCTGTAGTTGGATGCACTTAGATGCAAGCTTTAAATACACAGCTTTGTATTGGATCCAGCCTCTTCTGAAATATTATTCATTGAGGAACTATCACGTTCTATATATCAGCTTtcagtgtgtgcatgtgtaagaaGCTAAAGTAAAATGCAAATCACATAGATGAAAAACCAATAGCATTGAGAAAGTAATATCTGAGCATCTATTCTAATAGATTTATTACCTTCTCTCCCGTATCTGCTTTAGTCCCATGAACACAAATTTTAGCTCCAGTTTCCTGATTGTTAGTATtatgaatgaaaagaaaattaaaatgctGAAGTAATGCATTTCAATATCATAAAGAAACTCATCAATATCATAAACGAGTCTGATGAAGGTAAAGGAAGCATCTAGTTATAGATGGAAATCTTCGATTATCATATGGTAATTCATCAGGGGGAACTGCTCACCTCTTCCAGTCGCTTCTGAGTATTGCTTTCAGGCCCTAATATTAGGCCGATAAAATTATATCCGGGATATGTTTTCAGCTGAATAGACAAAAAGAAATAAGAGGCCCGTCAAACACAAATTGGAAGCTGAAGCTCTCACTTATTTTCACAACATTCAATGTTTTCATGTAATGGTGATCATCGACAATCATACAGAAAACGTATATGAAATGAGACCACAAAACCTGCATACATAAAACTGAGCATTCAGTTGAGATTGATAGATATTGGGAAATTCATATTACAAGATGAGAATGCAACCATGTGTGCTGGTGCAGTGAAACAGCTGAccatgttattgtcaaaaggcaAATAATAAAGCATCCATGCAGGGTTACGTGGATTGAAACAACAGCCGATATCAGTTGTTGAGAAAACAAGGTGTTCAACATGGCAAGTTTGTTAACAACAAGAAGTCGCTAACACCATTAAAAAGGAAAGAGGGTGCTCTCCggtggtactggtaccaccaTAAGGGCAgatgtagggcccactagatatattcacaccatccaacccatctaccAGATGTGTCACTTCAGAAAAACCCTATTGACCAAAAActcagcccgatccaaaactaaagtgggccacaacaaagggaaCAAGCTGTGATGGAACACCCACCTTGAATTTCACAGGGGCCCATCTGAGTCTCAAAACAGCTTGAATTTTGGCCTGCCCCTTCATCTGGACTGGATGAAGGGTCTTACTGACCTCATTTATATATACACAACATACTGGGGCTCTCATGCtaatcaatggtgggcattccttCTCAATATGTTCCATTTTCTGTGgctcatctgagttttggattgggccGATTTTTTGGGACCTGAGGGTTTTTAAGGTGACACATCATGTGGATGGGTTCAATTCTGTGAACACGTCACTAGGCCTTACATCTGCTTGGTACCACCAAAAGGCCTATGGCCGTCCAAGTTCCACTAGAGTGCACCCCAAAAGAAAAAATCATGAGTAGATCAAAGAAGGTTTTCATTTGCATGCATGGCATGTATACAGCAGATGATGGACGAGAGAAAACTTTCTGATAATACAAAACTGATCTTCCTTCAGGTTTCACATTTCAATACTTGAACTCGAAGGCAGCAACCTTAGGGAAATGTtctttttctaataaaatttcaaatgcatAGTCTAATAGTGTATATTTACTGGTATTGTTTATCAAATTAGAGAGGTGAATGAGGTGAAAGATTCTCCTGCTCATTTGCATATTTAATTTATGTCATCTGTTTCTGCAATTTCTTCCAACATTCTCTTATTTTGGTGCATTTTTAAATTTATTCCAGAAGCCAATACTTCTAAAGCCTACTCCACCCCATTCCGTTACTATTTGGGCTTTCCACTTTTGGAATCCCCATTTTTTCACATGCACAAAAATTACTAAACTTtgccattataaccttgaccacTATAAAGAACACCTTAGCAAAGCTCATACAAATGCTCATTGTTTTGAAATTAATGGCATCAACACTTTAAAGATGAGAACAAAAGGAGTAGATTAACACCATCATCGCGACCACAACTTACAGGAATTGGAACTTTGGCCTCTTTAAGCAACGGCTTATAATCAGGTGGGGCCTTATAATTAGGAATCAACTGTAGAATTTCCCCTGCAAATCCAAGTTACAGTCAGCGCAGACTACTACATAGAACATACATCTACTTGAGAATAGAGAACGCGTAAAAAAGAATACAGATTTAGCAAAAGCTGTTGAACATACCAATAACTTCTCGCTTTTCCAGTTCCAGTAGTTCAAGCTTTTGTAACTGCAAAATGTGGGTAATTGCTTAGAGAATCAGTAATGGTTACACATCTGATAATGAATAAATAAACACCTGATTCCATTATTCAGCAAAATAGTCGTTGCTGCTTTAGAGTGTGTCTCAATGCTCACTTAAACGAAATTGCAATTCTTTCAAATCAGTATAGAGCAAATGACAACAGTGAGCGCATAGCACCATTTTAATTGATAATGATGACTGATCCCCTATCTGCAATTCCCAGCATTTCAAGTTGGACTATGAACGATAGTAATTGCAATATGCAGACTGGTCCTTTACGAATGGAGTGCACCCACTTTGGTCATTTAACAATCGAACTCAACTAAGCAATCCCAAATGCAACCTTACTGGCTGTTTGGACtgaggtattcaataatggtaatggcGGCCGTAACAGCCAGCCTTATATGGCTGTTACAATACGGCCCtggtaacagccgttacggccttATAACAGCAAATGATTTTTATAAGGAAGAAATTGTATCAGCCCCATAATGGGCCATTACAAGGCCCCAATGGGCTATTTCTTTCAGAAAGGGCGTTTCACCTTTGTATCACATAACAGCTCCCGCCGTTAGCATTACATAAGAGCTGTTATGCCATTGCATACCATTTTTGAAAACCATGGTTTGGACACACCCACTAAAGGTGCTTTTGATGCCTAAACACCACTTTGAGACAAACCGCAGTTCAtgttgtgtgtttggatgcactttcacAAACTGCCATCTGATCACACACTCGAAGAAATAGGCACTAAAAAGCCCAAACCAATCAGATTGGTTTTCAGCGAGTTGACCCACAAAGCAGGCAGGAAACCCCTTTTCACAGAAACCTTCTTTTGCAGTAGTTGCGTCTAAACGGGCCCTTAGTGATGCAACATCTGTTCCAACCATACCTCGTCAATCTGCTGGCCGGAAGAATCGTGATTTGGAACCTGAGTGGGTGACTGCGGGCCTTGATCATCTCCAACCTCCAGCGCTCCTGATTTCAGCTGCTGCGTGATTTGTGCCACTCGAGTCTGCTCAAAATTTGTACCACCACACAGGCAGTAATATCACTTAATGCCACCTGGAATGGGAAGCTTCCATGTGAGAGATTCACAAGGAAGGCGCTGACATTTTAGCATCCTATGAGAAAAGGAAATCTTCAGATACCGGAGGTAGAGCAATTGATTTCCTTCCTGCAAAGGAGCTAAAAATGCTCATTACccatttttagaacttaaccacTTAAAAGCCCGCTCATATCGAGAAAAGCTGGAAAAGCATACGGAATTAAAACTATCTATTGCAGTGAAGTTAAACAAGGAAAGAGCTACTATACAATGGCTGGTCTGAGTTAGTGGCATTTTCTTCCTGGCAAACATTCCATACAGGTTGAGCAACCTTCCCGGGATTCAGATAATT of the Magnolia sinica isolate HGM2019 chromosome 7, MsV1, whole genome shotgun sequence genome contains:
- the LOC131251673 gene encoding proline-rich extensin-like protein EPR1 isoform X1; its protein translation is MAMKVDQAAAVDPHGVQTTVSTSTSSTVSASGTKVSMFGAKSGFVIPKNKLSGSLVPIFRGGGKADASESTKEDTTKQVQRKTKWGIDMTQDAAVRRGRALAYQTRVAQITQQLKSGALEVGDDQGPQSPTQVPNHDSSGQQIDELQKLELLELEKREVIGEILQLIPNYKAPPDYKPLLKEAKVPIPLKTYPGYNFIGLILGPESNTQKRLEEETGAKICVHGTKADTGEKREITLSDADEAQGAYEELYVHVSADTFQKVDAAVALVELLVTPVSGNAVAVSTTSTLISGNNGDAFGQSQDSATGFTLPVSAVNQGVVQPMVGPAQAGPPQLQFHPYPGPWHPHGLPQTPMRPSGFIPAPSSGPMPNNSFRFPPMPINPFNAPPFYGARPPGPAGFGQIPRNSSPVVSGLQPPLQRPYMVEPRPLNQAIPPGPLQNYSILGPQPQPAYPANPSRPSPAVMAPFTGNPPVPAGQTPAARPPVHSMPQPVATSPLGPPPSNRPLMSMPVAGNSSGWSGPPPNTPPPFRPPNMMQMAPPSVPPQRPLPGVPPAVSGPPQQNMPGTAVSRPPAPNGVPPPVFPSRPSTPQLPTTPVNHPAIAPASSFGPPHTGSHPPPILSSPPIRAPSVASTSAAPAPSPTPPLLRSPAPRPLSMPASTAAPPPVLGQAPPSIQSSSARPMQPVMARAPVPIPSPSSQPAVATVSGSLPSFSTIKPPMPNSVGVPPVTAPKPQRPSSSDFTFQPQRPQTPTSQNVPRPTSQPVSHNAPMPLSPGIQPPVPQAPSFRPAANNSAPPIGMPGFPRPQIQAPIPSPPTSSAVPFTNQSTVQSQPRHPTFLNPRLGPATTPAPQMGPPSHLSGSQVPSPSGPLPVQPRNQLPLTNRPGSVMVPNQQFGNSLNYAAGRPTSSPGGNQIYDPFSPTSISLAPPQQGGAPVKSRKPDADTEYEDLMASVGVR
- the LOC131251673 gene encoding proline-rich extensin-like protein EPR1 isoform X2, whose protein sequence is MAMKVDQAAAVDPHGVQTTVSTSTSSTVSASGTKVSMFGAKSGFVIPKNKLSGSLVPIFRGGGKADASESTKEDTTKQVQRKTKWGIDMTQDAAVRRGRALAYQLQKLELLELEKREVIGEILQLIPNYKAPPDYKPLLKEAKVPIPLKTYPGYNFIGLILGPESNTQKRLEEETGAKICVHGTKADTGEKREITLSDADEAQGAYEELYVHVSADTFQKVDAAVALVELLVTPVSGNAVAVSTTSTLISGNNGDAFGQSQDSATGFTLPVSAVNQGVVQPMVGPAQAGPPQLQFHPYPGPWHPHGLPQTPMRPSGFIPAPSSGPMPNNSFRFPPMPINPFNAPPFYGARPPGPAGFGQIPRNSSPVVSGLQPPLQRPYMVEPRPLNQAIPPGPLQNYSILGPQPQPAYPANPSRPSPAVMAPFTGNPPVPAGQTPAARPPVHSMPQPVATSPLGPPPSNRPLMSMPVAGNSSGWSGPPPNTPPPFRPPNMMQMAPPSVPPQRPLPGVPPAVSGPPQQNMPGTAVSRPPAPNGVPPPVFPSRPSTPQLPTTPVNHPAIAPASSFGPPHTGSHPPPILSSPPIRAPSVASTSAAPAPSPTPPLLRSPAPRPLSMPASTAAPPPVLGQAPPSIQSSSARPMQPVMARAPVPIPSPSSQPAVATVSGSLPSFSTIKPPMPNSVGVPPVTAPKPQRPSSSDFTFQPQRPQTPTSQNVPRPTSQPVSHNAPMPLSPGIQPPVPQAPSFRPAANNSAPPIGMPGFPRPQIQAPIPSPPTSSAVPFTNQSTVQSQPRHPTFLNPRLGPATTPAPQMGPPSHLSGSQVPSPSGPLPVQPRNQLPLTNRPGSVMVPNQQFGNSLNYAAGRPTSSPGGNQIYDPFSPTSISLAPPQQGGAPVKSRKPDADTEYEDLMASVGVR